A region from the Mercenaria mercenaria strain notata chromosome 7, MADL_Memer_1, whole genome shotgun sequence genome encodes:
- the LOC123555883 gene encoding probable E3 ubiquitin-protein ligase MID2 translates to MADSVDGRSTSKEDGLPGKISNYQYECNACLQDGLTKQAEGFCLDCQHYLCDDCFKYHRLPRPVRHHRLLDKNEMPKRKISRALSENCLKHKGERINYYCKSHDAVGCNLCIFQEHRNCTDICTVVEKAEEFKDSDSSREMFIKLTDTGEKLDKQMKVTKLHMQTSEKSWKEAMSSINNFQKELNEKIDSLKNQMIKESEHWQNTTRTKVNQIEVDVNRAKGELDDLQQDLQIFEQAKLYNQLFIATNNVSRQQDELEEKMMQMERENEIRKYSFIPNEMLINLMQNVDALGEVFTQDIENPQESLKSFYNNYLEHGFRRWIPLSETSVIVLDHIRNCIHLIKGEKVSVKKLTSGPWDMTCTEENIFAVTLPSERKIQIMHISHNFLDENRIRGEQDIMVGSRCEGIVYAENDIFVTCSRPANVTRLEMNGNVKQVISSDEFGKALFEQPAYIAYHMETDTLYVSDRQTGSITAMSREGDVKKMYENVMKIPIAFVHDEEEEDVYVTGLKENGRNHNFCVLQICMSTGEIKSLSTLDYREFIQLSAMPILKK, encoded by the coding sequence ATGGCTGACAGCGTAGATGGGAGATCAACATCTAAAGAAGACGGCCTACCAGGTAAAATCTCTAACTATCAATACGAATGTAATGCTTGTTTACAAGATGGACTCACAAAACAAGCAGAGGGATTTTGTCTAGATTGTCAGCACTACCTGTGTGACGATTGTTTCAAATATCACCGACTTCCGCGGCCAGTGCGTCACCATAGATTATTGGATAAAAATGAAATGCCAAAAAGGAAAATATCAAGGGCTTTATCTGAGAACTGTCTTAAACATAAAGGAGAAAGAATAAATTACTACTGTAAAAGTCATGATGCTGTTGGCTGCAACTTGTGCATATTTCAGGAACATCGAAATTGTACAGACATCTGTACCGTTGTCGAAAAGGCAGAAGAATTTAAAGATTCGGATTCAAGCAGAGAAATGTTCATCAAATTAACTGACACAGGAGAAAAGCTTGATAAACAAATGAAAGTAACAAAACTACACATGCAAACTAGTGAAAAGTCTTGGAAAGAAGCCATGTCAAGCATAAACAACTTCCAAAAAGAATTGAATGAGAAAATTGATTCTTTAAAGAATCAGATGATAAAAGAATCAGAACACTGGCAAAATACAACTCGAACGAAGGTAAATCAAATTGAAGTAGACGTAAATAGAGCAAAAGGGGAACTTGATGATTTACAACAAGATTTGCAAATTTTTGAACAAGCAAAATTGTATAATCAGCTTTTCATAGCCACAAACAACGTAAGCAGACAACAAGACGAATTAGAAGAGAAGATGATGCAAATGGAAAgggaaaatgaaataagaaaatattctTTCATTCCAAACGAGATGCTCATTAATCTAATGCAAAATGTGGATGCACTTGGTGAAGTATTTACTCAAGACATCGAAAATCCACAGGAGTCTTTGAAAAGCTTCTACAATAATTATTTGGAACATGGCTTTCGCAGATGGATCCCACTCTCGGAAACCAGCGTAATAGTTCTTGATCATATCCGAAACTGCATTCATTTGATAAAAGGGGAAAAAGTCAGTGTAAAGAAACTTACATCTGGACCATGGGACATGACCTGCACAGAAGAGAACATTTTTGCCGTTACATTACCGAGTGAAAGGAAAATACAGATCATGCATATTTCCCATAACTTTTTAGATGAGAATAGAATTAGAGGAGAGCAAGATATCATGGTTGGCTCTCGATGTGAAGGTATTGTATATGCTGAAAATGACATATTTGTTACTTGTTCCAGGCCAGCAAATGTAACACGTCTTGAAATGAATGGCAATGTGAAACAAGTCATTTCATCGGATGAATTCGGGAAAGCGTTATTCGAGCAACCAGCTTACATTGCTTACCACATGGAAACAGATACGCTTTACGTGTCTGACAGACAAACTGGTTCCATTACAGCTATGTCAAGGGAAGGAGACGTTAAGAAGATGTATGAAAATGTGATGAAAATACCAATTGCCTTTGTTCATGACGAGGAAGAGGAAGATGTTTACGTTACTGGACTGAAAGAAAATGGAAGAAACCATAACTTTTGTGTTCTTCAGATATGTATGAGCACTggggaaataaaatcattatctaCGCTTGATTACCGAGAGTTTATTCAACTGTCTGCAATgccaattttaaagaaataa